A single region of the Acipenser ruthenus chromosome 57, fAciRut3.2 maternal haplotype, whole genome shotgun sequence genome encodes:
- the LOC117407580 gene encoding uncharacterized protein LOC117407580, translating into MEKRLVVTLLLAGLCAAASCHTRKYHLVQTKKNWTEARSYCREKHTDLVTVHSPEEQQQLQNIVKNEASDFKKETNNRFWIGLYRDSENWQWSTGDAVNYTNWTAGTDGLFCATADAGGSWGQSVCHDQKPFMCYNETSNITERYTLISTLKTWPDAQQYCRQHHTDLVSIKSASENEDMKKKAPASPFWIGLFNNPWKWTDGGNSTFQNWDIGEPDNMLGNENCTMMYHTQGQWRDAPCSQRYFFFCYEGTFSHCSECHGNAVCQPSSKSVQCVCAEGFVGDGFSCYNRTECNETTDCCPHGFQWSNEHGCTDIDECAADGDLNDCPPQSSCVNTIGSFHCLLDHISKRSSRSVSFSCINQPCPSGQDCITDSCADPCQQYKVLDEPWRSTNFPIAPSSDRKCDSGLFGWYRFLVNDSVRMPEKCVPDYSCGTDATLWITGAHPVETDGIVSRTACAGWQLNCCHSSITVHIKACPGNYHVYKYQGVPWCYHVYCAEYNPTITALQTVPLSCLNQPCLSGQDCITDSCVDPCQQYNVLDEPWRSTNFPVSSSSVPKCDRDLNGWYRFLVNESVRMPEACVPEYSCGTHAPMWINGTHPLETDGIVSRQSCGKWSSSCCYFKTTVHIKACPGNYHVYKFQGTPGCNLAYCTESNLITKAPESTTEQPTETTERPSETTERSTETTERPSETTERSTETTERSTETTERSTETTERPSETTERSTETTERSTETTERPTETTERPTETTERSTETTERPTETTERSTETTERPTETTERPTETTERSTETTEQSTETTERPTETTERSTETQTSPESESSPAAKAPGTTEPSTGTQTSPEPGKRRQVVRIEINAAEGLDPEDPKITDAILAQLQERLPKGMTLRWRKKDGKIFHKQEEEEEEMEMETCSKP; encoded by the exons ATGGAGAAGAGACTGGTGGTCACCCTTCTGCTCGCAG GGCTCTGTGCAGCTGCTTCCTGCCACACCAGAAAATACCATTTAGTGCAAACTAAAAAGAACTGGACTGAGGCAAGGAGCTACTGCAGAGAGAAGCACACTGACCTGGTGACTGTGCACAGCCCGGAAGAACAGCAGCAGCTTCAGAATATTGTGAAGAATGAGGCCAGCGATTTCAAGAAGGAGACTAACAACCGTttctggatcgggctgtatcgggACAgtgagaactggcagtggtccactGGAGATGCGGTCAACTACACTAACTGGACGGCTGGTACTGACGGACTGTTCTGTGCTACAGCCGATGCAGGAGGCAGCTGGGGCCAGTCAGTCTGCCATGATCAGAAACCTTTCATGTGCTACAACG aaaccagcaacatcactgagagatacaccctgattagCACACTGAAAACCTGGCCTGacgctcagcagtactgtagacaACACCACACTGACCTGGTCAGTATAAAGagtgccagtgaaaatgaagacatGAAGAAGAAAGCTCCGGCCAGTCCCTTCTGGATCGGTCTGTTCAATAACCCGTGGAAGTGGACTGACGGGGGGAACTCAACATTTCAAAACTGGGACATTGGGGAGCCAGACAATATGTTAGGCAATGAAAACTGTACAATGATGTACCACACCCAGGGCCAATGGAGGGATGCTCCTTGCAGCCAGCGGTACTTCTTCTTCTGCTATGAAG GAACATTCAGCCACTGTTCTGAATGCCATGGAAACGCAGTCTGCCAACCTTCTTCAAAATCTGTGCAGTGCGTCTGCGCTGAAGGGTTTGTGGGAGACGGCTTCTCCTGCTACAACAGGACTGAGTGCAATGAAACCACCGACTGCTGTCCTCATGGCTTCCAGTGGTCCAACGAACACGGGTGCACTGACATTGATGAATGCGCGGCAGATGGGGACCTCAATGACTGCCCCCCGCAGTCCAGCTGTGTGAACACTATCGGATCCTTTCACTGTCTGTTAGATCATATTTCTAAACGCAGTTCTCGGTCTGTATCATTCAGCTGTATAAACCAGCCATGCCCCTCAGGCCAGGACTGCATTACAGATAGCTGTGCTGACCCTTGCCAACAGTACAAAGTCCTGGATGAACCGTGGCGTTCCACTAATTTTCCAATAGCTCCATCGTCAGATCGAAAATGTGATAGTGGTTTGTTTGGATGGTATCGCTTTTTAGTGAATGATAGCGTGAGAATGCCAGAAAAGTGTGTTCCAGACTACAGCTGTGGAACTGATGCAACCCTGTGGATCACTGGTGCTCACCCTGTGGAAACGGATGGAATAGTTAGTCGCACGGCTTGTGCTGGATGGCAATTAAACTGCTGTCATTCTTCAATCACAGTTCATATCAAAGCATGTCCAGGCAACTACCACGTTTACAAATATCAAGGAGTTCCTTGGTGCTACCACGTTTACTGTGCAG aatataaCCCAACAATCACAGCACTGCAAACTGTACCACTGAGCTGTTTAAACCAGCCGTGTCTATCAGGCCAGGACTGCATTACAGATAGCTGTGTCGACCCTTGCCAACAGTACAATGTCCTGGATGAACCGTGGCGTTCCACTAATTTTCCAGTATCTTCATCGTCAGTTCCAAAATGTGATCGTGATCTGAATGGATGGTATCGCTTTTTAGTGAATGAAAGCGTGAGAATGCCGGAAGCGTGTGTTCCAGAATACAGCTGCGGGACTCACGCACCCATGTGGATCAATGGTACTCACCCTCTGGAAACGGATGGAATAGTTAGTCGCCAGTCTTGTGGAAAGTGGAGTTCAAGCTGCTGCTATTTTAAAACCACAGTTCATATCAAGGCATGTCCAGGCAATTACCACGTTTACAAATTTCAAGGAACTCCTGGGTGCAACCTAGCTTACTGCACAG AATCAAATCTCATAACCAAAGCACCGGAATCAACCACAGAGCAaccaactgaaaccacagaacgaccatctgaaaccacagaacgatccactgaaaccacagaacgaccatctgaaaccacagaacgatccactgaaaccacagaacgatccactgaaaccacagaacgatccactgaaaccacagaacgaccatctgaaaccacagaacgatccactgaaaccacagaacgatccactgaaaccacagaacgaccaactgaaaccacagaacgaccaactgaaaccacagaacgatccactgaaaccacagaacgaccaactgaaaccacagaacgatccactgaaaccacagaacgaccaactgaaaccacagaacgaccaactgaaaccacagaacgatcCACTGAAACCACAGAGCAATccactgaaaccacagaacgaccaacTGAAACCACCGAACGATCCACTGAAACCCAGACCTCTCCAGAATCAG AATCAAGTCCCGCAGCCAAAGCTCCAGGAACTACAGAACCATCGACTGGAACCCAGACCTCTCCTGAACCAG GAAAACGCAGGCAGGTGGTGAGGATTGAGATAAATGCAGCAGAGGGATTGGACCCTGAAGACCCAAAGATCACAGATGCCATTTTAGCTCAG CTTCAAGAGCGCTTACCAAAAGGCATGACGCTGCGCTGGAGAAAGAAAGACGGGAAGATTTTCCACaagcaggaagaggaggaggaggagatggagatggagacgTGCTCCAAACCCTGA